A genomic segment from Phragmites australis chromosome 6, lpPhrAust1.1, whole genome shotgun sequence encodes:
- the LOC133920955 gene encoding leucine-rich repeat extensin-like protein 3 produces the protein MADSGDSSPHSAAATDEAHHEGSEAAAAAAPPPAKVRLMVSYGGRIQPRPHDNQLAYVNGETKILSLERPPRFADFAARLAALAANPAGVRVKYQLPGEDLDALVSVTNDEDLEHLVLEYDRLHLLRPSPGSGGGSSRGSTLRLRVFLFPVQSPPPPAGLLEPKPERHWFVEALNNVPQPKQETMPVHQSPPQQKQEAVFAQQPSPPQAKQETVFVQQPPQPTVVQMPAPPPPMGLAPTGPDYLFGLDNGFVPPPAVKVKDPAGDVAVSVEIPARNDDRHPNPSGDHVAVSPVVSPAEFQRQIQELEKLQVAENATHQPQLAPAPAAALPRNGSDDSLTHAHPPANATPTANTEYYLPKFPEKPPVPPPSSAPSATAYLPMPGRYTSVAPGSGVDHAPLFFIPAPHGYFAATASPGATSFPAVYAVAPPNANANANGSNPSPGVSDATAYAPARQVAYDSNGRAIYYTSVLPHYPSAVNGMSAAGTVLGAEPTKPVAVKPTVS, from the coding sequence ATGGCCGATTCCGGCGACTCGTCCCCGCACTCCGCCGCGGCCACCGACGAGGCGCACCACGAGGGGTcggaggcggccgcggcggcggcgccgccgccggcgaaggTGCGGCTGATGGTGAGCTACGGAGGGCGCATCCAGCCGCGGCCCCACGACAACCAGCTCGCGTACGTCAACGGGGAGACGAAAATCCTGTCGCTCGAGAGGCCGCCCCGCTTCGCCGACTTCGCCGCCCGCCTCGCCGCGCTCGCGGCGAACCCGGCGGGCGTGCGCGTCAAGTACCAGCTCCCTGGGGAGGATCTCGACGCGCTCGTCTCCGTCACCAACGACGAGGATCTGGAGCACCTAGTCCTCGAGTACGACCGCCTTCACCTGCTCCGCCCCTCGCCGGGTTCCGGTGGCGGCTCCTCCCGCGGATCCACGCTCAGGTTGAGGGTCTTCCTCTTCCCCGTccagtcgccgccgccgccagcaggACTCCTCGAACCCAAGCCGGAGCGCCACTGGTTCGTGGAGGCTCTCAACAACGTTCCGCAGCCGAAGCAAGAGACGATGCCCGTGCACCAATCGCCGCCGCAGCAGAAGCAGGAGGCGGTGTTCGCGCAGCAGCCGTCGCCGCCGCAGGCGAAGCAGGAGACGGTGTTCGTGCAGCAGCCGCCACAGCCGACGGTGGTGCAGATGCCGGCTCCTCCGCCGCCCATGGGGCTAGCGCCGACTGGCCCCGACTACCTGTTCGGCCTCGACAACGGCTTCGTGCCTCCCCCGGCGGTGAAAGTGAAGGACCCGGCGGGCGACGTCGCAGTCTCCGTCGAGATACCAGCCAGAAATGACGACCGTCATCCCAACCCCTCAGGCGACCACGTCGCTGTCTCCCCTGTCGTCTCACCCGCCGAGTTTCAGCGCCAGATCCAGGAGCTCGAGAAGCTGCAAGTCGCCGAGAACGCCACCCACCAACCACAACTAGCGCCTGCCCCGGCCGCCGCCCTCCCAAGGAACGGCAGCGACGACTCCCTGACCCACGCCCACCCTCCCGCCAACGCCACCCCGACCGCCAACACGGAGTATTACCTTCCGAAGTTCCCGGAGAAGCCCCCTGTCCCGCCGCCATCATCCGCTCCGTCTGCGACGGCCTACCTGCCGATGCCGGGCAGGTATACATCCGTCGCTCCTGGTTCCGGTGTGGACCATGCCCCACTCTTCTTCATCCCGGCGCCCCATGGTTActtcgccgccaccgcctccccaGGTGCGACCTCCTTCCCCGCCGTCTACGCCGTCGCACCACCCAATGCCAACGCCAACGCCAACGGTTCCAACCCTTCACCCGGCGTGTCGGATGCTACGGCCTACGCCCCAGCCCGGCAGGTTGCGTATGACAGCAATGGCCGCGCCATCTACTACACCAGCGTGCTCCCCCATTATCCTTCTGCTGTCAATGGCATGTCAGCGGCAGGTACAGTACTCGGCGCAGAGCCCACGAAGCCGGTGGCTGTAAAGCCGACcgtctcctga
- the LOC133920958 gene encoding phosphate transporter PHO1-2-like isoform X1, which translates to MVKFSREYEASIIPEWKAAFVDYKCLKKLIKRIKIGRRDAGHHLPPPTSLVCKESGSSGYGFSVLDPVRALATRFAAKPALAQAHAASPEEESSESDSGELVRSTDKHEREFLEKADEELEKVNKFYASQEAELLARGEALTEQLRILADVKRILADHAASYRRVRGRLSRAASEPPSHSPSVNGSSGRHLLSGLASPQSMSADGSVEAQQARVAEGAAVAEEVMAALERNGVSFVGGGLAKAKKDGSGKLLMGRGALLQLPATVRIDIPPTSPGRAALKVWEELVNVLRKDGADPAAAFVHRKKVQHAEKNIRDAFMALYRGLELLKKFSSLNVKAFTKILKKFVKVSEQQRGTDLFSEKVKRSPFSSSDKVLQLADEVEYVFLRHFAGNDRKVAMKYLKPQQPRNTHMITFLVGLFTGTFVSLFVIYAILAHVAGIFSSTGNTAYMEIVYHVFSVFALISLHVFLYGCNLFMWKSTRISHNFIFDFSSSTALTHRDAFLMSASIMCTVVAALVINLFLRNASATYANALPGALLLLSTGALFCPFNIFYRSTRYCFLRVMRNIVFSPFYKVLMADFFMADQLTSQIPLLRHMEFAACYFMAGTFQTHAYATCTNSQQYKHLAYVISFLPYYWRAMQCLRRYLEEGHDINQLANAGKYVSAMVAAAVRFKYAATQTPFWVCMVIISSSAATIYQLYWDFVMDWGLLNPKSKNLWLRDELVLKNKSIYYVSMMLNLALRLAWTQSVMKVRLGKVESRLLDFSLASLEIIRRGHWNFYRLENEHLNNAGKFRAVKTVPLPFRELETD; encoded by the exons ATGGTGAAGTTCTCGCGGGAGTACGAGGCCAGCATCATCCCCGAGTGGAAGGCCGCCTTCGTCGACTACAAGTGCCTCAAGAAGCTCATCAAGAGGATCAAGATCGGCCGCCGGGACGCCGGACACCACCTTCCACCACCGACGTCGCTCGTCTGCAAGGAGAGTGGCAGCAGCGGCTATGGCTTCTCGGTTCTTGATCCCGTCCGCGCCCTCGCCACCCGCTTCGCCGCGAAGCCGGCTCTGGCTCAGGCTCATGCAGCTTCACCA gaggaggagagctcggaatCTGATTCAGGGGAGCTCGTGCGATCCACGGACAAGCAT GAGCGTGAGTTCCTGGAGAAGGCGGACGAGGAGCTGGAGAAGGTGAACAAGTTCTACGCGTCGCAGGAGGCGGAGCTGCTGGCGCGCGGCGAGGCACTCACCGAGCAGCTCCGCATCCTCGCCGACGTCAAGCGCATCCTCGCTGACCACGCCGCGTCATACCGCCGCGTCCGCGGTCGCCTGAGCCGGGCCGCCTCGGAGCCCCCCTCGCACTCGCCGTCCGTGAACGGGTCCAGCGGCCGGCACCTCCTCTCCGGCCTGGCCTCGCCGCAGTCCATGTCAGCTG ATGGGAGCGTGGAGGCGCAGCAGGCGCGGGTGGCGGagggcgcggcggtggcggaggaggtgaTGGCGGCGCTGGAGCGGAATGGCGTGAGCTTCGTGGGCGGGGGGCTGGCCAAGGCGAAGAAGGACGGCAGCGGCAAGCTGCTGATGGGGAGGGGCGCGCTGCTGCAGCTGCCGGCGACGGTGAGGATCGACATCCCGCCGACGAGCCCGGGGAGGGCGGCGCTCAAGGTGTGGGAGGAACTGGTGAACGTGCTCCGCAAGGACGGCGCCGACCCGGCTGCCGCCTTCGTCCACCGCAAGAAGGTCCAGCACGCCGAGAAGAACATCCGCGACGCCTTCATGGCGCTCTAccgcggcctcgagctcctcaaGAAGTTCAG CTCTCTCAACGTAAAGGCTTTCACTAAAATATTGAAGAAATTCGTCAAG GTTTCAGAGCAGCAGCGAGGCACGGACTTGTTTTCAGAGAAGGTGAAGAGGTCTCCATTCAGCAGCTCCGACAAG GTGCTTCAGCTCGCAGACGAGGTGGAGTACGTCTTCTTGAGGCATTTTGCAGGCAACGACAGGAAGGTGGCCATGAAGTACCTCAAGCCGCAGCAGCCCAGGAACACCCACATGATCACCTTCCTCGTAG GCCTGTTCACAGGCACATTCGTGTCGTTATTCGTCATATATGCAATTTTAGCCCATGTCGCTGGCATCTTCTCTTCTACTGGAAACACAGCCTATATGGAAATAGTTTACCATGTTTTCAG CGTGTTTGCACTCATCAGCCTGCACGTCTTCCTGTATGGGTGCAATCTCTTCATGTGGAAGAGCACCAGGATTAGCCACAACTTCATATTTGATTTCTCGTCAAGCACCGCCCTGACGCACAGGGATGCCTTCCTCATGTCTGCATCGATCATGTGCACCGTCGTCGCTGCACTGGTCATCAATCTGTTCCTCAGGAACGCCAGCGCAACCTACGCCAATGCATTGCCCGGTGCACTCCTACTT CTGTCAACAGGAGCTCTGTTCTGCCCATTTAACATCTTCTACCGCTCTACGCGCTACTGCTTCCTGCGTGTTATGCGAAACATCGTATTCTCGCCATTCTACAAG GTTCTGATGGCTGATTTCTTCATGGCTGACCAACTAACTAGCCAG ATCCCACTATTAAGACACATGGAGTTCGCAGCGTGCTACTTCATGGCTGGAACTTTTCAGACTCACGCATATGCGACATGTACCAACAGCCAACAATACAAACACCTAGCCTATGTGATTTCCTTCCTGCCTTACTACTGGAGAGCAATGCAG TGTTTGAGGAGGTACCTGGAGGAAGGACATGATATCAACCAACTTGCTAATGCCGGCAAGTACGTATCAGCAATGGTTGCAGCTGCTGTTAGGTTCAAGTACGCTGCAACACAAACACCATTCTGGGTGTGTATGGTCATCATTTCATCCTCAGCGGCCACCATTTACCAGCTCTACTGGGACTTTGTCATGGACTGGGGCCTTTTAAACCCCAAATCTAAGAACTTATGGCTCCGAGATGAACTCGTCTTGAAGAATAAGTCGATCTACTATGTGTCCATG ATGCTCAACCTTGCTCTGCGTCTAGCCTGGACACAGAGTGTAATGAAGGTCCGTCTTGGTAAGGTGGAGTCTCGCTTGCTGGATTTCTCACTCGCTTCACTAGAAATTATCCGACGAGGACATTGGAACTTCTACAG GCTGGAGAATGAACATTTAAATAATGCTGGAAAGTTCAGGGCAGTGAAGACTGTCCCATTACCATTCCGCGAACTTGAAACTGATTGA
- the LOC133920958 gene encoding phosphate transporter PHO1-2-like isoform X2, producing the protein MVKFSREYEASIIPEWKAAFVDYKCLKKLIKRIKIGRRDAGHHLPPPTSLVCKESGSSGYGFSVLDPVRALATRFAAKPALAQAHAASPEREFLEKADEELEKVNKFYASQEAELLARGEALTEQLRILADVKRILADHAASYRRVRGRLSRAASEPPSHSPSVNGSSGRHLLSGLASPQSMSADGSVEAQQARVAEGAAVAEEVMAALERNGVSFVGGGLAKAKKDGSGKLLMGRGALLQLPATVRIDIPPTSPGRAALKVWEELVNVLRKDGADPAAAFVHRKKVQHAEKNIRDAFMALYRGLELLKKFSSLNVKAFTKILKKFVKVSEQQRGTDLFSEKVKRSPFSSSDKVLQLADEVEYVFLRHFAGNDRKVAMKYLKPQQPRNTHMITFLVGLFTGTFVSLFVIYAILAHVAGIFSSTGNTAYMEIVYHVFSVFALISLHVFLYGCNLFMWKSTRISHNFIFDFSSSTALTHRDAFLMSASIMCTVVAALVINLFLRNASATYANALPGALLLLSTGALFCPFNIFYRSTRYCFLRVMRNIVFSPFYKVLMADFFMADQLTSQIPLLRHMEFAACYFMAGTFQTHAYATCTNSQQYKHLAYVISFLPYYWRAMQCLRRYLEEGHDINQLANAGKYVSAMVAAAVRFKYAATQTPFWVCMVIISSSAATIYQLYWDFVMDWGLLNPKSKNLWLRDELVLKNKSIYYVSMMLNLALRLAWTQSVMKVRLGKVESRLLDFSLASLEIIRRGHWNFYRLENEHLNNAGKFRAVKTVPLPFRELETD; encoded by the exons ATGGTGAAGTTCTCGCGGGAGTACGAGGCCAGCATCATCCCCGAGTGGAAGGCCGCCTTCGTCGACTACAAGTGCCTCAAGAAGCTCATCAAGAGGATCAAGATCGGCCGCCGGGACGCCGGACACCACCTTCCACCACCGACGTCGCTCGTCTGCAAGGAGAGTGGCAGCAGCGGCTATGGCTTCTCGGTTCTTGATCCCGTCCGCGCCCTCGCCACCCGCTTCGCCGCGAAGCCGGCTCTGGCTCAGGCTCATGCAGCTTCACCA GAGCGTGAGTTCCTGGAGAAGGCGGACGAGGAGCTGGAGAAGGTGAACAAGTTCTACGCGTCGCAGGAGGCGGAGCTGCTGGCGCGCGGCGAGGCACTCACCGAGCAGCTCCGCATCCTCGCCGACGTCAAGCGCATCCTCGCTGACCACGCCGCGTCATACCGCCGCGTCCGCGGTCGCCTGAGCCGGGCCGCCTCGGAGCCCCCCTCGCACTCGCCGTCCGTGAACGGGTCCAGCGGCCGGCACCTCCTCTCCGGCCTGGCCTCGCCGCAGTCCATGTCAGCTG ATGGGAGCGTGGAGGCGCAGCAGGCGCGGGTGGCGGagggcgcggcggtggcggaggaggtgaTGGCGGCGCTGGAGCGGAATGGCGTGAGCTTCGTGGGCGGGGGGCTGGCCAAGGCGAAGAAGGACGGCAGCGGCAAGCTGCTGATGGGGAGGGGCGCGCTGCTGCAGCTGCCGGCGACGGTGAGGATCGACATCCCGCCGACGAGCCCGGGGAGGGCGGCGCTCAAGGTGTGGGAGGAACTGGTGAACGTGCTCCGCAAGGACGGCGCCGACCCGGCTGCCGCCTTCGTCCACCGCAAGAAGGTCCAGCACGCCGAGAAGAACATCCGCGACGCCTTCATGGCGCTCTAccgcggcctcgagctcctcaaGAAGTTCAG CTCTCTCAACGTAAAGGCTTTCACTAAAATATTGAAGAAATTCGTCAAG GTTTCAGAGCAGCAGCGAGGCACGGACTTGTTTTCAGAGAAGGTGAAGAGGTCTCCATTCAGCAGCTCCGACAAG GTGCTTCAGCTCGCAGACGAGGTGGAGTACGTCTTCTTGAGGCATTTTGCAGGCAACGACAGGAAGGTGGCCATGAAGTACCTCAAGCCGCAGCAGCCCAGGAACACCCACATGATCACCTTCCTCGTAG GCCTGTTCACAGGCACATTCGTGTCGTTATTCGTCATATATGCAATTTTAGCCCATGTCGCTGGCATCTTCTCTTCTACTGGAAACACAGCCTATATGGAAATAGTTTACCATGTTTTCAG CGTGTTTGCACTCATCAGCCTGCACGTCTTCCTGTATGGGTGCAATCTCTTCATGTGGAAGAGCACCAGGATTAGCCACAACTTCATATTTGATTTCTCGTCAAGCACCGCCCTGACGCACAGGGATGCCTTCCTCATGTCTGCATCGATCATGTGCACCGTCGTCGCTGCACTGGTCATCAATCTGTTCCTCAGGAACGCCAGCGCAACCTACGCCAATGCATTGCCCGGTGCACTCCTACTT CTGTCAACAGGAGCTCTGTTCTGCCCATTTAACATCTTCTACCGCTCTACGCGCTACTGCTTCCTGCGTGTTATGCGAAACATCGTATTCTCGCCATTCTACAAG GTTCTGATGGCTGATTTCTTCATGGCTGACCAACTAACTAGCCAG ATCCCACTATTAAGACACATGGAGTTCGCAGCGTGCTACTTCATGGCTGGAACTTTTCAGACTCACGCATATGCGACATGTACCAACAGCCAACAATACAAACACCTAGCCTATGTGATTTCCTTCCTGCCTTACTACTGGAGAGCAATGCAG TGTTTGAGGAGGTACCTGGAGGAAGGACATGATATCAACCAACTTGCTAATGCCGGCAAGTACGTATCAGCAATGGTTGCAGCTGCTGTTAGGTTCAAGTACGCTGCAACACAAACACCATTCTGGGTGTGTATGGTCATCATTTCATCCTCAGCGGCCACCATTTACCAGCTCTACTGGGACTTTGTCATGGACTGGGGCCTTTTAAACCCCAAATCTAAGAACTTATGGCTCCGAGATGAACTCGTCTTGAAGAATAAGTCGATCTACTATGTGTCCATG ATGCTCAACCTTGCTCTGCGTCTAGCCTGGACACAGAGTGTAATGAAGGTCCGTCTTGGTAAGGTGGAGTCTCGCTTGCTGGATTTCTCACTCGCTTCACTAGAAATTATCCGACGAGGACATTGGAACTTCTACAG GCTGGAGAATGAACATTTAAATAATGCTGGAAAGTTCAGGGCAGTGAAGACTGTCCCATTACCATTCCGCGAACTTGAAACTGATTGA